One Archangium violaceum genomic window, GGATTCGGGTCACTTGACTTCTTCCTATACGTTCCACGGCTTCCACCGGGCGGGGAGTCACTCGTCCCAAACGTGACGAAACGACGCCCTGAGGGGGAGAAACGAGGAGAGCGAACCCGACGAGGGGATGCCGCCCCACGAGCGGCCCCCTCGACGGATGCCTGGACCTCACCGCCGTCGCGGAGGACCTATAGCGGGCCGTTGAAATTCAGGCCGAAGCCCGTACCGGAGACGTAGTACCAGGCCGGGTACGTGGAGCTGAACTGCGGCACGTAGCACAGCACCTGGCCGCCATCGGCGCGCACCGTTTCGCGGACCTGCTGGAGGATGTCCATCGTCTCCGAGACGCTCGTCCCAGAGATGTTGCAGTAGACCCAGTTATTGTCCGTCGTGAGCGCGGTCACCTGGATGGTGTTGTTCCGCATGTGGACGAACCGGATGTTGGCATCGCGCCACTGGTTCGTCGCCTGGGAGTAGATGGACAACCTGGCGGGTACCGCCAGGGCGGTGCTCGAAGCCAGCAGCCCGAAGAGCAACAGCATGCGCATCATGCTCATCACGACACTCCTTGTGCGGGGGTGATGCGGCATCTTACGAGGGGGCCCTGACACTCCGCGGAGGGCGAGCGTGTATCCACGAAATCGGGGCAGGCGCAGGCGCGTCAGGCGACGCCGCCGGCGTTTCCGAATGGGTTCACGTAGGCTGCCTCCGCGAGCAGGGCCCAGGTGTCGTGGCGCCCGTCCAGGTACTTCACCGGGACTCCGGAGAGATCCACGCCATCGAGGCACCGGATGTTCACGGCGTAGAACTCACCTCCCAGCTCCGGGATATCGCCGTGCCCGAATGGCTGGAGGCCGCAATCCTTGCAGCGCTGAGCCTTGCCCAGGAGGACGAGGTTGTCCCGGCCCATCAGGAGCCGGAAGGTGGCGGGTCTCGCGAGACACCCCCACCACCCGGTCTTGCTGCAGATGGTGCAGTTGCACCGGGTCGTTCCGGTGCTGAGGTCGAGGTCGGCTTCGAAGCGAATCGCGCCGCAGTGGCAGCTGCCCCGGTAGGTGCGGAGGCCCGAGAAGTTGCTCATGAGATGATTCTCCTGGAGGGAGGACAGCCCCCTTGGGCTCGTCCTGATGACCGGGAGAGGTAAGTGGGATTGCGGACAGCTTCGGTCCTTGATGGGCGAGTGGACGCGCGCCAGCCGCTGGCGCACCTTCACGGTCTGCTGCCTGATGCTCCTGTCCTTGCGCCTGGTCGTCCATGTGGTGGAGATGCAGGTGTATGGGTTGAATTGGGACATGACGCCTCGGCCCGTGACGCAGGAGGTGGCCGTGCAACCCGTCGTCGTGCGGCCTGCGCCCGTGCTGATCAACAAGGCCGCGGTGGGCCAGAGGCCCATCGCCTATCCCCTGCCCCAGAAGCCTTTCACCGACCAGGCCAAGGCGCCCTGCATTCCCAATGAGGGCGAGGTGGAGATCAACGGTGGCTGCCGGGTGGCACTCGAGAAGCGCCCGCCCTGTTACGACAAGCAGGCCGAGTACAGGGGCAAGTGCTACCTACCGGCCTCGGCCAGCTCCCGGAACACGCGCGAGCCCCGGTCCCTGCGCCGGTAGGCAAAGGGTCGCCACGGCGAGCAGGACCCTCGAAGCAACCCGCTCGTTCTCTAGTGCGAACGCCTGCGCGGACGATGAAGGACCCAAGGTCGGTCTGCCCTTGACGCGATGAGGGCGATGTTGCGTGGGGAGAGGCGCGGTTCGAAGATCTGCAGGAGCTGGAGAAAAGAGGGGCCCTACCCGCGCAAGGGCGCCGGGTGTTGGCGTCCGTGACAGCACCCAGCGGGGTGCGCGCCATTCTGGAGCACCTGGGACTGCCCTCTCGGCCTTCGAAGCTGGCCCCGGCGCAGGGGCCACCCCAAAGCGCATGGTGGATGGTACGAGCTACCGAGGACGGTTGCGGAACGGGCGCTCTAAACGCCTGACCTGAGCCTTCCATCCTGCTCCCAATGGGGCATGATCGGTTCGGCGGGGGGTCAGTGCGCACGTCCAAGAGACGCCACCTTTCCCTCTCCCACTCGTTCTTCCCCCGCCACCCCCGGAGGAACCCCATGCTCACCCTCTACGGCTTCGGACGCGTCCATCCGCCGGTCATCGGCGAGACGCGGGACCTGCGCGTGCAATGGGCGCTCGAAGAGACCGGCCTGCCGTACCGCGTCCACCCGCTGGATCACACGGGCGGCGAGATGGACGGACCCGCCTACGGCCGGATCAGCCCCTTCCGTCTGGTCCCGGCCATCGATGACGACGGCTTCGTCGTCGCCGAGTCCGGGGCGATCCTGCTCTATCTGGCCGAGAAGGCCGGCCGGCTGATCCCAGCGGACACCGAAGGCCGGACGCGGGTCGTCCAGTGGTGTTTCGCCGCCCTCTCCACCGTCGAGCGGCCGCTGATGGAGATCCAGCTGATCGACAAGTTCGGGGACGCCGAGGCCGACGCCGACCGCCGCGCCAAAATGGTCCAGGAGGCCGGCCGCTGGCTGTCCGGGCTGGAGCGCCGGCTTGAGGGCCGCGACTGGATCGCCTGCGCCGACTTCACCGTCGCCGACATCCTGCTGGCCACCGTCCTGCGCGAGATCCGCGGGACCGACCTGCTCGATCGGTATCCCCGGGTGAAGGCCTACTACGACCGCGCCCTGGCCCGCCCCGCGTGGGAGCGGACACTGGCGGCCTATGCCGAGCGGCTGGGGGTTGCGGTGGAGGACATTCGGTAGGGGCGCGGGGCCTCCGACCGCGACGATTGAGCTGTGTCCCGCTCCGGTCCACTTCCGCGAGCGTCTTGGACCGTAGTGCGCCGGTGGTGTCCACCGCCCAGTGTCCCGGTGGGAGCATTGGAATGGATGGATTCCACCGTCGCGCCCATCGCGGGAAGCGCGACGAACAACACCAACACGCACCAGGCGAGTGCTTTGCAGTGAAGTTGCGCATGGGAGCCGTTGCTTCCAACGCCACTGGATGGAGCGGACTTTCGTGCGCATGCCTCATCGCCCGGTCAGCGCCTCCACGGGAGTTGAAACCAGCGCTCCCCATGGCCAGCCCAGCGCAGGCCCATGAGCTCCTACGAGTCATCTGACACCCTGGTTGGTTGGGAACCTGGAGCCGAGCCAGCGTTCTCTTGTGCGGCGATGTCCTGATAGGCTGAGCGCCGTTGATTCGCGCCCCTTCGAGCCGTCTCCTGCCGGGCCTGGCCCTTCTGTTCTGTGTGGCGGTGTGCCCGCTGTCCGCCCACGCGGGCCCGCAGTCTCTTCTGGCGGGCTGTACGGCGGAGCCGTTCGGCGGTGAGGGGTGGAGCTACAAATGCGATGACTTCAGTGCCATCCTCTCGGACCACGCGGGTATCTCCGCCCAGAGGCTGTGGCAGCGCAGCCGCCGCACCTTCCAGAGACAAGCCGCTGGGGGAGTGACGTTCAAGGAGGTGAAGGCCACGCTGGCGGGCCGCAAGGTGCGCCTCCTGCGCATGCGCGCGAAGGTGCCGGAGGCGCAGGAGGCATCGGTGTTCGCTGTCGTGCCGGTGAAGGGAAAGGGGGCGCGGCGGGTCCTCTGCAAGGCCCGCGTCACGCCGGAGCTACAGGCCCGCTGTGGGCGGGTGCTGGAGCAGCTCGCGGCGCAACCCTGGAGGGCCCTCCCCGAGGAGGGGGTGGCCGTGGCGCAATCGGATGCCGCGCTCGCGGGCCGGGAGCTCGTCGCGCCCGACGGGTGCAACCTCACGGCGGAGAATGGCAGCGGTCGGATTGAGTGCGGCGACGGCTCACGACTCGACTGGACCCGGCTCCCCGATGCCTCCCGCCTGCGGGACTCCGTGCGGGAGGGCCTGCTGATGTTCAAGGACGTCCCCCGGGCGAGCTACCTGGAGTCGCGCCTTCCCTGCGCCATCGACGGCGCCAGGACGGAGTGCACGTACCTGCGCATGCTCGACTCGAGTGAACGGCGGGAAGCGTACTTCGCGGGTGCGGTGGTGCGCGGGATGCCGACTGTCATCTCGTGCATCGCGGGAAGGTCCTCGCGGCTGTTGCCCCAGGCGTGCCAGCAGGTACTCAGCATCCACTGAGCAGCCCATGAACCGCGAAGGGCTCGACCCACCTCGCCTCCTACGAGTCGTCTGACACCCTGGACGCTTCGCAGCCGGTGGCGGTGACACCGACGACCGTTTGAGCCGCTCCCGGACGGGGCGCGAGAACGCCCTGCTCAGCGCGCGGCCTCCTTCGAACCGACGACGGTCAGGTTCATGCCGATCTGCACCGACAGCGGCTTGCCATCGACGGTGACGGTCGTCTTGCCGTTGATGTACCAGCCGAAGGAACCAGTCGAGAACGACTTGACCTCGGCGATCATCTCCTGACCGTTGATCACCACCTTCAACGGTTCGGCTTTCTCCATGAACTGCGGATGCGTGACGGGGCAAGGGGACTTGGCCATGGGACCGGCACCCTACCACTGGCACACCCGACCGGCTCATTGAAACGTCAAGGCGCCCGAACCACCCGCCAGGGGCTTCGGACCGAGCCGGCGCGCCTCGCGTCCGGTGAGCACGTCCGCCAGGGCCTCGTCGATGGGCAACCCCGGGTGCCGCATCAGCCACATGAACTCACCCGCCGGGTTCACCTCGAGGAAGACATGTCGCCCCTCGGGCGTGACGATGAAGTCGAACGCGCCGTAGTTGAGCCCCAGCGCATCCATCAACCCGAGCACCCGCGCCCGCACCGGCTCGGGCAGCGTGTAGGGCATCCACGCATCGACGAGCGCCAGCCCCTCACGACGCCAGTCCTCTCGCGCCCCCGGCAGCGCCTGCGAGTCGATGGCCGCCGCCATCACCCGCTCGCCCACCACCGTCACCCGCAGCTCCAGCCGCTTGGCCAGGCGCTCCTGGAAGGTCATCGGACACAGCTCCAACCCCTCCAACTCCTCCAACTCCCGCGCGTCCAGCGGCGTGGTGAAGACCACCTGCTCCCGGCCCCGCGCGTCGTGGACGGCGAACGACGACATCATCTTCGTCACCACCCCCTCGGGGCAGCTCGCTGCGAAGGCCCGCACCTCCTCCGGGTCATTGGTCATCAGCGTGCGCGGAACCTCCAACCCCAGCGCCCGAGCCAGCGCCAGTTGCAGCGGCTTGTGCTCTGCGCGCCGCAGGGTCTCGAGCGCGTCCAACTGAAACACCCCGAGCGCCGCCAGCATCCCGAACACCAGCCGCCGGCTCTCCTCCACCGAGGGGTTGCGCAGCCGCGGCGCCAGCTCCCGGGGAATGCGCCCCCCCGTCGCGTTGCGGCGGTACCAGACCGCGGAGATCTCCGACAGCGCGAGCACCCCCTCGGGTCCGGAGAGCCGCCCCCCGCCCCGCTCGTCGAGCGAGAGCTGGAGCCCGGTGGGGAACAGGTCGGTGTCGAACCGGTAGACCCGCTCGCCGCGTAACGCGAGGGCACGTGCCACCCAGTGGGGCGACACGTTGTCCTGCGAGTGGGTGACGATGAGGATGGCCATGGACGCTCCTGCGAAAACACTCAGGGAGAGCCGCCCTCGGACGCGAGTGCGTCGGCCAGGGCCGCGGCGATGGGCAGGCCGAGATCGCGCTCGAGCATGCCCCACTCGCCCCCGGGATTGACTTCCAGGAAGACGTGCCGGCCCTCGGGTGTGACGATGAAATCGGCGGCGCCGTACACCAGACCCAGGGCCGCCACCAGACGCACCAGGCGTGCCGCCACCTCCTCGGGCAGCTCGCCCGGGCGCCAGTCGCACTCCTCCGGCCGGGCCCGCCGCCAGTCCACCTGCCCCTCCACCGAGCGCGAGGCATCGATGGAACCCACGAGACAGCGCTCCCCCACCACGGCCACCCGCAGCTCATGGGCCTTGTCGATGCGCTCCTGGAACACCATGGGGCTGTGGCGCAGCCCCTCCTCCAGATCGTCGAGGTGCTCGGGGCCGATCGCGCTCGTGTACACGAAGGGCTGCCCTCCGGACATGGATTGCGTCAGGGGCGTCAGCATCTTGGCCACCAGGCGTCCGCGCACCTGCTCGAAGAAGGACCGGACCCGGGCCGCGTCGTTGGTCACCAGCGTGCGGGGCACCTCCAACCCCAGCGCACGGGCCATCCGGAGCTGGCGCGGCTTGTTCCCCGCCACCCGGTCCGCTCCGAGCGGGTTGATGAACCGGCACCCCGCCCCCTCCAACCCATCAAGTGCCCCCTCGAGCGCCGCCTCCGACTCCCGCTCGCAGCTCTCGCGCCAGGTGGGCTCCAGCGCCTCGTCGAGCCGGGGTGGCACCCTCCGGCGCAACCACACCGACCGGACGTCCTCCGCGTGCACCTCGCCGGCCGCCGTGCGAAGCACCACCTCGCCCCCATCGCTCCCCGGCATCGACGTCAGTTCCAGCCGGGCCGGAAAGGCATCCGTGTCGACGCGCAGCGGGCGCAGGCCTCGCCGCGACAGCTCGTCCGCCACCCGATCGACCGTGTAGTGGTCTCCCGAGTGGGTGAGGAGCAGGACGACGTCGCGGGCAGCACCCACCGCCACCTGTTCCGGCTTCTTCATCCCCCGCCTCCTTTGTCCCCCCGGTTGCCGGTATGCTGCGATGGATTCGAGCACCCGCACACTCCGAGGAGCGACGATGCAGAACGCCCCCGAGGCCCAGCGACGCGTCTGGCGTCTCAAGACCGCCTCCCATGAGTATGAGGTCATCCGGGAGTTCGAGCTGGACGAGGAGGAGGCTCCCCAGGTGGTCCCCCTCGAGGAGCTCCAGCGGGAATTCGACGGGTGGGTGAGGTACTCCCTGAACACCCTTCGCGGGATGCTCGGCGCGATGGACCGGGTGCTGCCCGACCTGTCTCCCACCGAGGAGAGCCGGCAGCTCAAGCGGCTGCTCACCGAGGTCTTCCAGTCCGGCCGGCTCGTCGCGTTCCGCCGCGAGTCGAGGCAGCCCGCGTTGGGCCTCTTCGTGAAGCCGGCGCCCCCCGTTCCCAAGGATGTCGTCGATGCGGCGGTGCTGGCCCGGGAGCCCAAGCCCGCCCAGGCCCCTCCCGCTCGCAACGTCGACGTGGCCCAGCAGGACAGCTGCCTGGGGAGCGCTGCCCAGGACGGCACCCCTTTCTGCGAGGTGTGCGACAACATCAAACGAGGGATCACGACCTGAAACGGTGAGCCGCGATGACCGCTCCGCAAGTCGAGAAGATCCTCCAATCCGTGTGGCCGCCGCCCAAGGCACGCAACCTCCTGGATGTGTATGTCCTCCTGGATGCCGCCCGTGACGAGGCCATCCTCCCCGCCCTCCAGAACAGCGACCTGGAGGTGGACTGCCTCTTCTCCGGAGTGCTGCCCCCGGAGCTGAGCCGGGTGGCCCCCTATCTGGTGAGACTCAGGCGCGGGACCCCCTTTCCGGCGTGGCTCATCGAGCACTCCTGGAGCAGGAGCTGGGGGGTGTTCCTGCAGGCGACGGGTGACAGGCAGCTCGTGCGCAAGCACCTGCAGTCGCTGCTGCTGGTGCGCACCGAGCAGGGCAAGGAGCTCTACTTCCGGTACTACGATCCCCGCGTCCTCCGGGTGTACCTGCCCACCTGCACCGCGAAGGAGGTCCAGCACCTGTTCGGACCCGTGCGGAGCTTCTTCGCCGAGGGCGCGGATGGAACGACGCTGATGCAGTACGCCCTGCGCATCGGCCAACCGGGGATGCCCCCTCTGGAAGTCTCGGCCCACGCGGTGGCCTGAAGGCTGACGGGAAATTCATCGGAAAACACCGCGTCAGGAATCGCCGGGCCCGGCGTCTCTTCTCAGCGAAAGGAGCGGTGACGATGCTGACGATGACGATGCCGAGCAAGATGAATCCGAAGCAGAACAACAGTCTGGCCGGTTTCGCCCCCGTGCACGTCAGTGCCTTTCCGGCCCCCTCCTCGCGGTTGCCGTATCGCCGGTATCCCGGTCTCTTCTGATGCTCCGCCTCCAGACGTGAGGCGGCGCGAACGAGGCCGGGTTCCCGAAAGGGTCCCGGCCTCTCGCATTTCCAGCCTCACCTCCTGGGGACGTAGAGCGTTACGGAGACGCGCCGGCCTGTAGAGCCGGAGCCATGGCCCGCTGGGTTCGACTCCCAGCGTCCCCACTCGCAGCGCGCCGTACGCGGCTCTCTGACAACTGAATCGCAGTGGTGAAGCGCCGCCTGCCCACACGAGGGGCGGCACACGCCTCCGTAGCTCACGGGTAGAGCATCCGCCTCTTAAGCGGACGGTGAGGGTTCGAGTCCCTCCGGAGGTACTCATGCAACACATTCCACAGTGGCTCAATGGAAGAGCGGGCGGCTGTTAACCGCCAGGTTGGGGGTTCGAGTCCCTCCTGTGGAGCATCACCTGGGTGTGGCTCAAGCTGGTAGAGCGCGCGGTTCGGGTCCGCGAGGTTGCAGGTTCGAATCCTGTCACCCAGATGTTTCGCCGTCCTTGCGTAGGTGGTCCGCGCGCCCGTTTGAAAAATGGGAGGACCAGGTTCGATTCCTGGGGTCGGCATTCGAAGGAGCTCCCCAACCCGTCCGCGTGGCCCAACAGGGAGAGGCGGCTGGCTCAAACCCAGCTCACGTGCGAGTTCGACTCTCGCCGCGGACATATCCCCGAAGAAGGACACCCGAGTCATGGAGACGCTGGTCCTCAACCAGTCGTATGAGCCCGTGGCACGGATCTCCTGGCAGCGCGCGATGATGCTGCTGTGGCAGGGCAAGGTCGAGGTGGTCGAGGAGTACGATGACCGCCTCGTCCGCTCCGTCACCCTGGAGCTCCGGATGCCTTCCGTCATCCGCTTCCTGCGCGGCGAGCGGCGCAAGGGGCGCGGCATCAAGTTCAGCCGCGACAACGTGTACATGCGCGATGGCTGCAAGTGCCAGTACTGCGGCCGGAAGGTGTCGCGCCCCGAGGCCACGTACGACCACGTCGTGCCCCGGGCCCAGGGGGGCCGCACCACCTGGGAGAACATCGTGATTGCCTGCGTGCCCTGCAACCAGAAGAAGGGCGGGCGCACGCCCGTGCAGGCCAACATGAAGCTGCTCTCCGCTCCGGAGAAGCCCCGGAAGCTCCCGGGCTCGGTGCAGCTCACGTTCGCCTACGAGAAGGGCATGCCCCTCTCGTGGAAGAAGTTCCTCCGTGACGTCGCGTACTGGCACACGGAGCTGGAGGAGTGAGCGGCGGGTACAGGGGGACCTCCTGAGGGGGTGCCCCGGCCCTGCTCCCGAGGGGGGAGCAGGTGCCTACAGGGGAGGCCAGAGGCATCCCCCGGCCCGTACGCCCCGCGCGCCGGCAGGCGGGTGCAGCTGCCGGCCCATCCTGGAAGTGTGAACTGGCGATGGCGCCAGGCCCCGTTGCTACCGGGTGCGGACCGGGTCTCCGGTCTGGGGTTCGAGTCCTCCACCTTCCGTTGATTGGTCAATCACCAGCCCGGAAACCCAGAAAGGTTTGGAACCCATCAGTCCAAGCATTCCCTGACGCGCGGCGTAATGAACCCACACGGGGGCCGGGGGCATGGATGCGTACTGCCGTATTTCTTCTGACGCGGAGGACGCACATGGAGTGGCTCGAGTTCGGTCGTTGGTCTCCGGAGGTGGAGCAGCTCCTCGCGAACCAGGCAGCCCGCCTGAGCGCGACGGCTCATCCCCTCGTTCCCTCAACCCCGGCGCGAGAGAACGCCAGCACCCGGGCCCAGAGGCTGCAGGCCCTGCTGCGGCAGACCCCGGCCACCAACCCCTGGGGGCACCCGGTCGCGGACTGCTGAGCCGGGTACCACCGGTGTCCATGGCGGGCGGGAATCCTCGATTTCGGGGAAGGAAAGACTCCGGCCCGGGAGGGTCGGGGTCCACCACTGCGGTTCAGCACGTTAGAGTGCTCCCGCGCCCGGCGAGGCGTTCCCGACCATGGCCACCAGGAAGAGCGAGGACAACGAGCGGCTCATCGACCGAGACCTGACCGCGCTGGCGCGGGAAGGAAGGATTGCGGCCGCGCACGGCGTGGACGGACCCGTGATGGAGGTGCTCGGCCTCCTGTCGCGTGGGGGCAAGCACCCGCTGCTCTCCGGAGACCCGGGCGTGGGCAAGTCCGCCCTGGTGCAGGAGGTGGCGCGCCGCATCGTCGAGGGCCGCGTGGACGCGGAGCTGGCCAACGCGCGGATGGTGGAGGTGTCCGTCGCCAACATCCTGGCGCGCAGCACCCAGCGTCAGGCGGCGGAGACGTTCGAGGAGCTGCTGGCCTGGCTCAGCAGGCACCCCTGCCCCATCGTCTACATCCGCGACCTGCCGGCGGTGATTGGCGGGCCCCTGGCTCCCGTGGCCTTCCGGGCCCTGCGCACCGGGGGCATCCGCTTCATCTTCGAGACCGAGCCCAAGCGCGTGCAGGAGTTGCTGCGCGCGGACGAGGCCTTCGCCGAGCGGCTCCACCTCATCCCCCTCCAGGAGCCCCCCGCCGAGCGGGCCCGGTGGATATTGGGCCGCGTGGCCGAGGAGCTGGAGCGCGAGCTGCGCCTGCCCATCGACCCGGCGGCGTGCGACCTGACGCTGCGGCTG contains:
- a CDS encoding HNH endonuclease codes for the protein METLVLNQSYEPVARISWQRAMMLLWQGKVEVVEEYDDRLVRSVTLELRMPSVIRFLRGERRKGRGIKFSRDNVYMRDGCKCQYCGRKVSRPEATYDHVVPRAQGGRTTWENIVIACVPCNQKKGGRTPVQANMKLLSAPEKPRKLPGSVQLTFAYEKGMPLSWKKFLRDVAYWHTELEE
- a CDS encoding MvdC/MvdD family ATP grasp protein, coding for MAILIVTHSQDNVSPHWVARALALRGERVYRFDTDLFPTGLQLSLDERGGGRLSGPEGVLALSEISAVWYRRNATGGRIPRELAPRLRNPSVEESRRLVFGMLAALGVFQLDALETLRRAEHKPLQLALARALGLEVPRTLMTNDPEEVRAFAASCPEGVVTKMMSSFAVHDARGREQVVFTTPLDARELEELEGLELCPMTFQERLAKRLELRVTVVGERVMAAAIDSQALPGAREDWRREGLALVDAWMPYTLPEPVRARVLGLMDALGLNYGAFDFIVTPEGRHVFLEVNPAGEFMWLMRHPGLPIDEALADVLTGREARRLGPKPLAGGSGALTFQ
- a CDS encoding GFA family protein produces the protein MSNFSGLRTYRGSCHCGAIRFEADLDLSTGTTRCNCTICSKTGWWGCLARPATFRLLMGRDNLVLLGKAQRCKDCGLQPFGHGDIPELGGEFYAVNIRCLDGVDLSGVPVKYLDGRHDTWALLAEAAYVNPFGNAGGVA
- a CDS encoding DUF4123 domain-containing protein produces the protein MTAPQVEKILQSVWPPPKARNLLDVYVLLDAARDEAILPALQNSDLEVDCLFSGVLPPELSRVAPYLVRLRRGTPFPAWLIEHSWSRSWGVFLQATGDRQLVRKHLQSLLLVRTEQGKELYFRYYDPRVLRVYLPTCTAKEVQHLFGPVRSFFAEGADGTTLMQYALRIGQPGMPPLEVSAHAVA
- a CDS encoding glutathione S-transferase family protein, yielding MLTLYGFGRVHPPVIGETRDLRVQWALEETGLPYRVHPLDHTGGEMDGPAYGRISPFRLVPAIDDDGFVVAESGAILLYLAEKAGRLIPADTEGRTRVVQWCFAALSTVERPLMEIQLIDKFGDAEADADRRAKMVQEAGRWLSGLERRLEGRDWIACADFTVADILLATVLREIRGTDLLDRYPRVKAYYDRALARPAWERTLAAYAERLGVAVEDIR
- a CDS encoding MvdC/MvdD family ATP grasp protein; protein product: MKKPEQVAVGAARDVVLLLTHSGDHYTVDRVADELSRRGLRPLRVDTDAFPARLELTSMPGSDGGEVVLRTAAGEVHAEDVRSVWLRRRVPPRLDEALEPTWRESCERESEAALEGALDGLEGAGCRFINPLGADRVAGNKPRQLRMARALGLEVPRTLVTNDAARVRSFFEQVRGRLVAKMLTPLTQSMSGGQPFVYTSAIGPEHLDDLEEGLRHSPMVFQERIDKAHELRVAVVGERCLVGSIDASRSVEGQVDWRRARPEECDWRPGELPEEVAARLVRLVAALGLVYGAADFIVTPEGRHVFLEVNPGGEWGMLERDLGLPIAAALADALASEGGSP